Proteins encoded by one window of Chloroflexota bacterium:
- a CDS encoding polysaccharide deacetylase family protein: protein MGSSPGAAWLNGQGNGNTVKQVLRKLVRWTGLRRSTVAAARMCCERNVLARVGRRQPRAGGRILCYHSVGQPMWGVNDVHPDQFRRQIETAMRAGYRFVQPSEIAASGGGPRDLAITFDDGLKSVRTVAAPILAEYDIPWALFAVSDWADGRHAFGDDVMLDWDEIASLARDGVEIGSHSVTHPNFGALEPAAVAQELGESRRTIASRIGLTPATFAIPLGQSANWTAEAGRAARAAGYTTVYAQAEETRPNETTPRTFITRWDHDSVFLAALGGVFDRWEEWV from the coding sequence ATGGGGAGCAGCCCGGGGGCCGCATGGCTGAACGGACAGGGGAATGGCAACACCGTGAAACAGGTGCTCAGAAAGCTGGTCAGATGGACTGGCCTGCGCCGCTCGACGGTCGCTGCAGCCAGGATGTGCTGCGAGCGCAATGTGCTGGCCAGAGTGGGGCGACGACAGCCACGCGCTGGCGGGCGCATTCTCTGCTACCACTCGGTGGGGCAGCCGATGTGGGGCGTCAACGACGTGCATCCGGACCAGTTCCGCCGCCAGATCGAGACGGCGATGCGGGCCGGCTATCGGTTCGTGCAGCCATCGGAGATCGCGGCCTCCGGCGGCGGCCCGCGCGACCTCGCCATCACCTTTGACGACGGGCTGAAGTCCGTCCGCACCGTGGCCGCGCCGATCCTGGCGGAGTACGACATCCCGTGGGCGCTGTTCGCGGTGTCGGACTGGGCGGACGGCCGCCACGCCTTTGGCGACGACGTGATGCTTGACTGGGACGAGATCGCCAGCCTCGCGCGGGACGGCGTCGAGATCGGCAGCCATTCGGTGACGCATCCGAACTTCGGCGCGCTGGAGCCGGCCGCCGTCGCGCAGGAGCTGGGCGAGTCGCGCCGGACCATCGCGTCCCGGATCGGGCTGACGCCGGCCACGTTTGCGATCCCGCTGGGCCAGTCCGCCAACTGGACGGCCGAGGCCGGCCGCGCGGCGCGGGCGGCAGGCTACACCACGGTCTACGCGCAGGCTGAGGAGACCCGGCCGAACGAGACGACGCCGCGCACCTTCATCACGCGGTGGGATCATGACAGCGTCTTTCTGGCCGCGCTCGGCGGAGTCTTCGACCGCTGGGAAGAGTGGGTGTAG
- a CDS encoding DegT/DnrJ/EryC1/StrS family aminotransferase, with the protein MTVSAAHPVRIPITRPCVGEEEGNAAAEAVRSGWLSQGRQVQEFERELAAYIGVRNAVLTSNCTTALHLALVAAGVGPGDEVICPSFSFIATANAILHAGATPVFVDIDRQTYNTTPELLEAAITAKTRALMPVDQIGLAADMPAIMALAKRRSLAVVEDAAPTLGATVNGQKVGTFADFTCFSFHPRKSITTGEGGLIATNDDVAAERLRAIRSHGVSTSAFARHASGTTDIEVYNEVGWNYRMTDIQAAVGRVQLRKLDGILDERRRLARRYDELFAPEPRIQTPFVPASRPHTYQSYCVRLQGGASRTRIMAALADRGIASRRGVMASHLEPFYRELYPTLSLPVTEAATAETLLLPLYVGMTEAEQDEAAAALLEAL; encoded by the coding sequence ATGACGGTCAGTGCTGCACACCCGGTGCGCATCCCGATCACCCGCCCGTGTGTCGGCGAGGAAGAGGGGAACGCCGCCGCCGAGGCCGTTCGCTCGGGGTGGCTTTCGCAGGGCCGGCAGGTCCAGGAGTTCGAGCGAGAGCTGGCCGCCTACATCGGCGTCAGGAACGCCGTGCTGACCTCGAACTGCACCACCGCGCTGCACCTGGCGCTGGTCGCGGCCGGCGTCGGCCCCGGCGACGAAGTGATCTGCCCGTCGTTCTCCTTCATCGCGACGGCCAACGCCATCCTGCACGCTGGCGCGACGCCGGTCTTCGTGGATATCGACCGACAGACCTACAACACCACGCCAGAGCTGCTGGAAGCGGCCATCACAGCCAAGACCCGGGCGCTGATGCCGGTCGATCAGATCGGGCTGGCAGCGGATATGCCGGCGATCATGGCCCTGGCAAAGCGCCGCTCGCTGGCCGTCGTCGAGGACGCCGCCCCGACGCTCGGCGCGACGGTCAACGGGCAGAAGGTCGGCACGTTTGCCGACTTCACCTGCTTCAGCTTCCACCCGCGCAAGAGCATCACGACCGGCGAGGGCGGCCTGATCGCCACGAACGACGACGTGGCGGCTGAGCGGCTCCGGGCGATCCGCTCGCATGGCGTCTCGACCTCCGCGTTCGCGCGGCACGCCTCGGGCACCACCGACATCGAGGTCTACAACGAAGTCGGCTGGAACTACCGCATGACGGACATCCAGGCAGCCGTGGGGCGCGTGCAGCTGCGGAAGCTCGACGGCATTCTGGACGAGCGCCGTCGCCTTGCGCGCCGTTACGACGAGCTGTTCGCGCCTGAGCCACGCATCCAGACGCCGTTCGTGCCGGCCAGCCGGCCGCACACCTACCAGTCGTACTGCGTGCGGCTGCAGGGCGGCGCGTCTCGCACGCGGATCATGGCCGCGCTGGCGGACCGAGGCATCGCCAGCCGGCGCGGCGTGATGGCGAGCCACCTGGAGCCATTCTACCGCGAGCTGTACCCGACGCTCTCCCTGCCGGTGACGGAGGCCGCGACCGCCGAGACATTGTTGCTGCCGCTGTACGTCGGCATGACCGAGGCCGAGCAGGACGAGGCGGCAGCCGCGTTGCTCGAGGCGCTCTAG
- a CDS encoding YihY/virulence factor BrkB family protein gives MNMLLDRFYRTPVGRFAAAWGELRAGEGAVLIAWQLLFSLLPLVVGLLAIVGLVLRNPDRLAALASTISQQFPEQASDLVGFITETREFGGVIGVISVLGLLWSGSNLFGVMGAVFNRFYGVEDRTFVAQKLVAFIMMAVYTVLVSVSVASTSLTGVVIGLSENVLPFRIPAFAFLLGWLISLGSAVLMFLVLYRVVPNARMRLWNVWRGAVLAGLLFVALTQIFPIYLRFLGGGFAAYKALGVFLLLMTWFYFLGMILCLGALVNALNSGLCPAPSKPKREAEAAAAQVMARQAEADSGGPVKVLVWTGLTAATTSVVLLLTRRLAVLLWRGMTRQDPPSTV, from the coding sequence ATGAACATGCTGCTCGATCGCTTCTACCGGACGCCCGTCGGTCGGTTTGCCGCTGCCTGGGGCGAGCTGCGGGCTGGCGAGGGCGCGGTGCTCATCGCCTGGCAGTTGCTGTTCTCACTGCTGCCGCTGGTTGTCGGGCTCCTGGCGATCGTGGGGCTGGTGCTGCGGAACCCGGACCGGCTGGCGGCGCTGGCCTCCACGATCTCGCAGCAGTTCCCCGAGCAGGCCAGCGACCTCGTCGGCTTCATCACCGAGACCCGTGAGTTTGGCGGGGTCATCGGCGTGATCAGCGTCCTGGGCCTGCTCTGGAGCGGCTCGAACCTGTTCGGCGTGATGGGCGCGGTCTTCAACCGGTTCTACGGCGTCGAGGACCGCACGTTCGTGGCGCAGAAGCTGGTGGCGTTCATCATGATGGCGGTCTACACCGTGCTGGTATCCGTGTCCGTTGCCAGCACAAGCCTGACGGGCGTGGTGATCGGCCTGTCGGAGAACGTGCTGCCGTTCCGCATCCCGGCGTTCGCCTTCCTGCTCGGCTGGCTGATCTCGCTGGGGTCCGCCGTGTTGATGTTCCTGGTGCTCTACCGGGTGGTGCCGAACGCCCGCATGCGCCTGTGGAATGTCTGGCGCGGGGCGGTGCTGGCCGGCCTCCTGTTCGTGGCGCTGACGCAGATATTCCCGATCTACCTGCGCTTCCTGGGTGGGGGCTTCGCCGCGTACAAGGCGCTCGGGGTGTTCCTGCTGCTGATGACCTGGTTCTACTTCCTGGGGATGATCCTCTGCCTGGGGGCGCTGGTGAATGCGCTCAACTCTGGCCTCTGCCCGGCGCCCTCGAAGCCGAAGCGGGAGGCCGAAGCGGCGGCGGCCCAGGTGATGGCCCGTCAGGCTGAGGCGGATTCGGGCGGGCCGGTCAAGGTGCTGGTCTGGACGGGCCTGACCGCCGCCACCACGAGCGTCGTGCTGCTGCTGACGCGCCGACTGGCCGTGCTGCTGTGGCGGGGGATGACCCGGCAAGATCCGCCGTCCACGGTGTAG
- a CDS encoding glycosyltransferase family 39 protein, with protein MDAPAMSAAAERAPSDSRHPARAAGRAGAGAAASPRVRIFALVAVLAILGAALWLIDGQIDKAYVYDDVNFILGARAVADTGRPFGNQGYLLHLYHEREQWALWHPPLYLYALGLTVKLFGDGERAARGLSVLCMLIAAGFAFDLARRTVLLRGGSADRALVAGVLAVAVYALNPLAIQAAQVLDIDNTVLMVLLVSVVWLAVRLPGSWSVSIIVGLALLYALGLWAKLTTPLALAVALAFTRLFQPVGWRGALQALAVAALGWAIFTVTWLGISALAGFPIEYTLEVVHNEALESSLSSRDRLVSLQAFVYGVAPALLWIGPFFCLLFVSAGLPRLWSLLRGKGLDAADVLVVLGAAIYLAYIFKLAGNFPKYHAAMLPLWAAASGALVARLAGRPTLLQYTVVMLGGGVLWAWMYPRTEDLWAIVWEVTLNVELILIPLAIGLGVALLLAVAGRRNLLGALPVAFLVLTLVWSMALDVVQRDRKGSSTYFYGRIGQHEAAEALDRLLRPGEVYVASKEAAWYAREKHYVDQDSWQYVTWEVNGARWDYTYEGYPIRVLALEVGEQSLRWAYDGLLLRNGYQYAGEYGNFLIYVRQ; from the coding sequence GTGGACGCCCCAGCCATGAGCGCCGCCGCCGAGCGCGCTCCGTCAGATTCGCGGCACCCGGCCCGTGCCGCTGGTCGGGCCGGCGCGGGCGCCGCCGCCTCGCCGCGCGTGCGGATCTTCGCACTCGTCGCCGTGCTGGCCATTCTTGGCGCGGCGCTCTGGCTCATCGATGGGCAGATCGACAAGGCCTACGTCTACGACGACGTGAACTTCATCCTGGGCGCGCGGGCCGTCGCCGACACGGGCCGGCCGTTCGGGAATCAGGGCTACCTGCTGCATCTCTACCACGAGCGCGAGCAGTGGGCGCTCTGGCATCCCCCACTGTACCTGTACGCGCTCGGGCTGACCGTCAAGCTGTTCGGAGACGGCGAGCGGGCGGCGCGCGGCCTGAGCGTCCTCTGCATGCTGATCGCGGCCGGGTTCGCGTTTGACCTGGCCCGCCGGACGGTGCTGCTGCGAGGCGGCAGCGCCGACCGGGCCCTGGTGGCCGGGGTGCTGGCGGTGGCCGTCTACGCCCTCAATCCGCTGGCGATTCAGGCGGCCCAGGTGCTGGACATCGACAACACGGTGTTGATGGTGCTGCTGGTGAGCGTGGTATGGCTGGCCGTCCGGCTGCCCGGTTCATGGAGCGTGTCCATCATCGTCGGGTTGGCGCTGCTGTACGCGCTCGGCCTCTGGGCCAAGCTCACGACGCCCCTGGCGCTGGCCGTGGCGCTGGCGTTTACCCGGCTCTTCCAGCCGGTCGGCTGGCGTGGCGCACTCCAGGCGCTGGCGGTGGCTGCGCTCGGATGGGCCATCTTCACGGTGACGTGGCTTGGCATCAGCGCGCTGGCCGGGTTCCCCATCGAGTACACGCTGGAGGTCGTCCACAACGAGGCGTTGGAGAGCAGCCTCAGCTCGCGGGATCGGCTGGTGAGCTTGCAGGCGTTTGTGTATGGCGTCGCGCCGGCCCTGCTGTGGATCGGCCCGTTCTTCTGCCTGCTGTTTGTCTCGGCCGGCCTGCCGCGCCTCTGGAGCCTGTTGCGCGGCAAGGGGCTGGACGCCGCTGACGTGCTGGTGGTGCTGGGCGCGGCGATCTACCTGGCGTACATCTTCAAGCTGGCCGGCAACTTCCCGAAGTACCACGCGGCGATGCTGCCGCTGTGGGCTGCTGCCAGCGGCGCGCTGGTGGCACGGCTGGCCGGCCGCCCGACGCTGCTCCAGTACACCGTGGTGATGCTCGGCGGGGGCGTCCTGTGGGCGTGGATGTACCCGCGCACCGAAGACCTGTGGGCCATCGTGTGGGAGGTTACGCTCAACGTCGAGCTGATCCTGATCCCGCTGGCCATCGGCCTCGGCGTTGCACTGCTGTTGGCCGTGGCCGGGCGGCGCAACCTGCTCGGGGCGCTGCCGGTGGCGTTCCTGGTGCTGACGCTGGTCTGGTCGATGGCGCTCGACGTGGTGCAACGGGACCGCAAAGGCTCGTCGACATACTTCTATGGCCGCATCGGGCAGCACGAGGCCGCCGAGGCGCTGGACAGGCTCCTGCGCCCTGGCGAGGTGTACGTGGCCTCCAAGGAGGCGGCCTGGTACGCCCGCGAGAAGCATTACGTGGATCAGGACTCCTGGCAGTACGTGACCTGGGAGGTCAACGGCGCCCG
- a CDS encoding NAD-dependent epimerase/dehydratase family protein gives MSIELSGARVLVTGGAGFIGSYIVDQLLESGAEHIAIVDDFVRGRHENVADAVGTGRVEVVEGDIRDTALVDRLTAGRDLVFHQAALRITQSAEEPVRAVQVMVNGTQNILEAARKHGIKKIAAASTASVYGDPSYLPMDEQHPFNNRTLYGAAKIANEQILRAYNEMYGLQYVMFRPFNVYGPRMDVFGAYTEVMIRWLERLGRGEPPVIFGDGLQTMDFIYVEDVAEAYLKAMASDVSDEVFNCGTGVETSLLELCKQLCIAAGHPDIEPTFAPARAVNNVRRRQACTRLARERVGWEARTSLAEGLQRLVRWHRDLMASTASTSVSTPPAGSGPSAS, from the coding sequence ATGAGTATCGAGCTGAGTGGCGCACGCGTGCTCGTCACCGGTGGAGCCGGTTTCATCGGCTCGTACATCGTGGATCAGCTGCTGGAGTCCGGCGCTGAGCACATCGCGATTGTGGACGACTTCGTACGCGGCCGCCATGAGAACGTGGCGGACGCCGTCGGGACGGGCCGGGTCGAGGTTGTTGAGGGCGACATCCGTGACACCGCGCTGGTTGACCGCCTCACCGCGGGGCGAGACCTCGTCTTTCACCAGGCGGCGCTGCGCATCACCCAGTCCGCCGAGGAGCCCGTTCGCGCGGTCCAGGTGATGGTCAACGGCACCCAGAACATTCTGGAAGCGGCCCGCAAGCACGGCATCAAGAAGATCGCGGCGGCGTCGACGGCTTCGGTCTACGGCGACCCGTCCTACCTGCCGATGGACGAGCAGCACCCGTTCAACAACCGCACCCTGTACGGCGCGGCGAAGATCGCCAACGAGCAGATCCTGCGGGCCTACAACGAGATGTACGGCCTCCAGTATGTCATGTTCCGGCCGTTCAACGTCTACGGGCCGCGCATGGACGTGTTCGGCGCGTACACCGAGGTGATGATCCGCTGGCTGGAGCGGCTGGGCCGGGGCGAGCCGCCGGTGATCTTCGGGGACGGCCTCCAGACGATGGACTTCATCTACGTGGAGGACGTGGCCGAGGCGTACCTCAAGGCGATGGCCTCCGACGTGAGCGACGAGGTCTTCAACTGCGGCACGGGCGTCGAGACGAGCCTGTTGGAGCTGTGCAAGCAGTTGTGCATCGCGGCAGGCCACCCGGACATCGAGCCGACGTTCGCGCCCGCACGGGCGGTGAACAACGTGCGACGGCGGCAAGCCTGCACCAGACTGGCCCGCGAGCGGGTGGGCTGGGAGGCCCGCACCTCCCTCGCGGAGGGGCTGCAACGGCTGGTCCGCTGGCACCGCGATCTGATGGCGTCAACCGCATCCACATCCGTTTCGACGCCGCCGGCCGGCAGCGGTCCGTCGGCATCCTGA
- a CDS encoding RidA family protein gives MTQVEAKLKALGLSLPTPPAPVANYVRCVTVGTLVFLSGHGPTLDGAPAFQGKVGKERTVEEGYQSAQLTMLNCLASLKQEIGDLDRVTRIVKLLGMVNCTEEFGQHPEVINGGSDLLVQLYGDRGRHARSAVGMQSLPRGITTEIEMIVEIDGGLD, from the coding sequence ATGACCCAGGTCGAAGCGAAGCTCAAGGCCCTCGGCCTCTCTCTTCCGACTCCCCCGGCACCGGTCGCGAACTACGTCCGCTGTGTGACGGTTGGCACCCTCGTGTTTCTCTCGGGCCACGGCCCCACGCTCGACGGCGCGCCAGCCTTTCAGGGGAAGGTCGGGAAGGAGCGCACCGTCGAAGAGGGCTACCAGTCGGCGCAGTTGACCATGCTCAACTGCCTGGCCTCCCTCAAGCAGGAGATCGGCGACCTTGACCGGGTCACGCGGATCGTCAAGCTGCTCGGCATGGTCAACTGCACGGAGGAGTTCGGCCAGCATCCGGAGGTGATCAACGGCGGCTCGGACCTGCTGGTGCAGCTGTACGGCGACCGTGGCCGGCACGCGCGCTCGGCGGTCGGGATGCAGAGCCTGCCGCGCGGGATCACCACCGAGATCGAGATGATCGTGGAGATCGACGGCGGGCTGGACTGA